A portion of the Juglans microcarpa x Juglans regia isolate MS1-56 chromosome 1D, Jm3101_v1.0, whole genome shotgun sequence genome contains these proteins:
- the LOC121238655 gene encoding uncharacterized protein LOC121238655: MGDLYALDFDGVLCDSCGESSLSAVKAAKVKWPTLFDGVDSTTEDWIVDQMYIVRPVVETGYENLLLVRLLLEMRIPSIRKSSVSEGLTVDGILENWSKLKPVIMEEWDEKKDALVDLFGKVRDEWLEKDLRTWIGANRFYPGVPDALKFASSKLYIVTTKQSRFADALLRELAGVTVPSERIYGLGTGPKVEVLKQLQKKPEHQGLTLHFVEDRLATLKNVIKEPELDGWNLYLGDWGYNTQKERDEAATIPRVHLLQLSDFTKKLK; the protein is encoded by the exons ATGGGGGATCTATACGCCCTAGACTTCGATGGAGTTCTATGTGATAGTTGCGGAGAGAGCTCTCTTTCTGCTGTCAAG GCTGCTAAAGTGAAATGGCCTACTTTATTCGACGGAGTAGACTCGACCACGGAGGATTGGATTGTTGATCAGATGTATATA GTTCGACCTGTGGTGGAAACTGGATATGAAAATCTCTTACTTGTGAGGTTATTACTGGAGATGAGAATACCTTCCATACGAAAGTCCTCG GTTTCAGAGGGACTCACAGTTGACGGTATACTGGAGAATTGGTCGAAGTTAAAACCTGTCATAATGGAAGAATGGGATGAGAAAAAGGATGCTCTGGTGGATCTTTTCGGAAAGGTTAGAGACGAATGGCTGGAGAAGGACTTGAGAACTTGGATTGGTGCAAATAG ATTCTATCCAGGTGTTCCTGATGCACTGAAATTTGCGAGCTCGAAGTTGTATATAGTTACCACGAAACAG AGCCGATTTGCAGATGCTTTACTGCGAGAGCTTGCAGGAGTAACAGTACCTTCCGAGAGAATATATGGCCTTGGAACTGG TCCCAAGGTAGAAGTGCTGAAGCAGCTTCAAAAGAAACCAGAGCACCAAGGATTGACTCTACA CTTTGTGGAAGATCGACTAGCAACCCTAAAGAATGTCATCAAAGAGCCCGAACTAGATGGATGGAATTTGTATCTCG GGGATTGGGGGTACAACactcaaaaagagagagatgaagcTGCTACCATTCCCAGGGTTCATCTTCTTCAGCTCTCTGACTTTACCAAGAAGCTGAAATAA